Proteins co-encoded in one Syntrophobacterales bacterium genomic window:
- a CDS encoding type II toxin-antitoxin system HicB family antitoxin, with the protein MLVEYIDKAMSKAVYDKLEDGSFSGSIPECPGVIALGTTLYQCEQELKSSLEGWLIVKIRYGDKLPVMGRINLNARMPVFPGATTAAHA; encoded by the coding sequence ATGCTCGTAGAATATATCGATAAGGCCATGAGTAAGGCGGTTTACGATAAACTTGAAGACGGGTCGTTTTCCGGAAGCATTCCCGAATGCCCCGGCGTGATCGCTTTGGGAACGACGCTTTACCAGTGTGAGCAGGAACTGAAGTCCAGCCTTGAGGGCTGGCTCATCGTCAAGATTCGGTACGGAGACAAGTTGCCGGTTATGGGCAGGATCAACCTGAATGCTCGGATGCCCGTCTTCCCTGG